Proteins encoded within one genomic window of candidate division WOR-3 bacterium:
- a CDS encoding CDP-alcohol phosphatidyltransferase family protein, producing MIFFKAHPDSKPKDGIVSKYINRYFSSLFTKIIIKKNIHPNKITLIFLILFSFFLILSGILRSIFLTGFFYQLASICDGIDGEIARKKNLQSEGGALLDTVSDYIVDSIAAFSLCYSLSKYNFNNFLILFITSFTIMTRLITQFIVKNTKGFKRHILRDTRDLIVFIIFIFSILTEIFKNPYIMFYGLIFINIWRWDNGIYRLYSFIKKNS from the coding sequence ATGATCTTCTTTAAGGCTCACCCTGATTCAAAACCAAAGGATGGAATTGTATCAAAATACATAAATAGATACTTCTCTTCACTTTTTACAAAAATAATTATTAAAAAAAATATACATCCAAATAAGATAACCCTTATATTTTTAATACTCTTTTCTTTTTTTCTTATTTTATCAGGAATTTTAAGAAGTATTTTTTTAACAGGTTTTTTCTATCAATTAGCTTCAATTTGTGATGGAATTGATGGAGAAATTGCAAGAAAGAAAAATCTTCAATCTGAGGGTGGAGCGCTTCTTGATACTGTAAGTGACTACATAGTTGATTCAATTGCCGCTTTTTCACTTTGTTATTCTCTTTCAAAATACAATTTCAATAATTTTTTAATTTTATTTATCACATCCTTTACAATAATGACAAGACTTATAACACAGTTTATTGTAAAAAACACAAAAGGTTTTAAAAGACATATTTTAAGAGACACAAGGGATTTGATTGTTTTTATTATCTTTATCTTTTCAATTTTAACAGAAATTTTCAAAAATCCTTATATAATGTTTTATGGATTAATTTTTATCAATATATGGAGATGGGATAACGGTATTTATAGATTATACAGTTTTATTAAAAAAAATTCTTAA